In Acidimicrobiales bacterium, the following are encoded in one genomic region:
- the recN gene encoding DNA repair protein RecN, producing the protein MLAELRVRQLGVIADLDLVLGPGLTVITGETGAGKTLVVEALALLLGGRVDAAMLRSGCEEALVEGRFLGHDGGEVVLARALARQGRARAYLDGRMVPTAVVAELGASLVELYGQHLHQALLRPAAQRAALDRFAAVDLGPVRRLREEARANAALLAALGGDGASRERELDLLRFELAEIEQAAIASEAEDDHLALEEEALASAAALREAATAAMACLADDARANARDLLAASVSLVEGHAPLEAHAARLAALLAELEDAARDLRRAAEALEEDPVRLGEVRARRQLLARLARKHGGTLAGVLAAAAAHRERLGELAASEARRAALEARAAELAEALANAERAVGDQRRRAAAPLASQVQSRLHALGLAEARFAVEVGEGIGDAVEFLLGANPGEPLQPLARVASGGELARAMLALRLVLSEGPETLVFDEVDAGIGGAAALALGGALAELAASHQVLLVTHLAQVAARADVHLVVEKVEEAGRTTASVRQVEGEDRVRELSRMLSGHPGSRAAREHASELLASLRRER; encoded by the coding sequence GTGCTCGCTGAGCTGCGCGTCCGCCAGCTCGGGGTCATCGCCGACCTCGACCTCGTCCTCGGGCCCGGGCTCACCGTGATCACCGGCGAGACCGGGGCAGGCAAGACGCTCGTCGTCGAAGCGCTCGCGCTCCTCCTCGGCGGACGGGTGGACGCGGCGATGCTGCGGTCCGGCTGCGAGGAGGCCCTCGTCGAGGGGCGCTTCCTCGGCCACGACGGGGGTGAGGTGGTGCTCGCCCGTGCGCTGGCTCGCCAGGGGCGCGCCCGCGCCTACCTGGACGGGCGCATGGTGCCGACGGCGGTCGTCGCGGAGCTCGGCGCCAGCCTCGTCGAGCTCTACGGGCAGCACCTCCACCAGGCGCTGCTGCGCCCCGCCGCGCAGCGCGCCGCGCTCGATCGCTTCGCCGCGGTGGACCTCGGCCCGGTGCGCCGGCTGCGCGAGGAGGCGCGGGCCAACGCGGCCCTGCTGGCCGCGCTGGGGGGGGACGGAGCGAGCCGCGAGCGAGAGCTCGACCTCCTGCGCTTCGAGCTCGCCGAGATCGAGCAGGCGGCGATCGCCTCCGAGGCGGAGGACGACCACCTCGCGCTCGAGGAGGAGGCCCTGGCGAGCGCCGCGGCCCTACGGGAGGCCGCGACGGCGGCGATGGCCTGCCTCGCCGACGACGCCCGGGCGAACGCGCGCGACCTGCTCGCGGCGAGCGTCTCGCTCGTCGAGGGCCACGCCCCGCTGGAGGCGCACGCGGCGCGGCTGGCTGCGCTGCTCGCCGAGCTCGAGGACGCGGCGCGCGACCTGCGGCGCGCAGCAGAGGCGCTCGAGGAGGACCCGGTGCGCCTAGGGGAGGTCCGCGCACGGCGGCAGCTCCTCGCTCGCCTCGCGCGCAAGCACGGCGGGACCCTCGCTGGCGTGCTCGCCGCCGCGGCCGCGCACCGGGAACGGCTCGGGGAGCTCGCCGCGAGCGAGGCTCGGCGCGCCGCCCTCGAGGCGCGCGCCGCCGAGCTCGCCGAGGCGCTCGCGAACGCCGAGCGGGCCGTCGGCGACCAGCGTCGGCGCGCCGCGGCGCCACTCGCCTCGCAGGTGCAGTCCCGCCTGCACGCGCTGGGGCTCGCCGAGGCGCGCTTCGCGGTCGAGGTCGGCGAGGGGATCGGGGATGCCGTCGAGTTCCTGCTCGGCGCGAACCCGGGCGAGCCGCTCCAGCCCCTCGCGAGGGTCGCGTCCGGCGGCGAGCTGGCCCGGGCGATGCTGGCGCTGCGCCTTGTGCTGAGCGAGGGTCCCGAGACGCTCGTGTTCGACGAGGTCGACGCGGGCATCGGCGGGGCGGCGGCGCTCGCGCTCGGCGGCGCGCTCGCCGAGCTCGCGGCGAGCCACCAGGTGCTCCTCGTGACCCACCTCGCCCAGGTGGCGGCCCGCGCCGACGTGCACCTCGTGGTCGAGAAGGTCGAAGAGGCCGGGCGCACGACCGCGTCCGTGCGGCAGGTCGAGGGGGAGGATCGTGTCCGTGAGCTGTCGCGCATGCTCTCGGGCCACCCGGGCTCGCGCGCCGCGCGGGAGCACGCGAGCGAGCTGCTCGCGTCGCTGCGGCGCGAGCGCTGA
- a CDS encoding NAD(+)/NADH kinase: MCSAPRGPRRVALVVHPRRPDAKDLAETARAWWEGAGFEVAGPVAAEERVEDPLLAAGDFRFAISLGGDGTMLRTIQLVVDRSVPVLGVNLGRLGYLTQIEPADMEGAFSRLVVGDFAIEERMTLEVVLDPRDGSARRRLVALNEAVLEKTAPGHTIRVRVVIDERPFLTYVADGLLVATPTGSTAYNLSLRGPIVSPKVRALVLTPIAPHMLFDRALVLDPEETVSLELIDGRAGVLVVDGSAAAQLVSGATVALRAGARGARIVRFGERDFHAILRAKFNLVDR, from the coding sequence ATGTGCTCGGCACCTCGAGGCCCGCGGCGCGTCGCGCTCGTCGTCCACCCTCGCCGTCCCGATGCCAAGGATCTGGCCGAGACCGCGCGCGCCTGGTGGGAGGGCGCGGGGTTCGAGGTGGCTGGTCCCGTGGCCGCCGAGGAGCGGGTCGAGGACCCGCTCCTGGCCGCCGGGGACTTCCGGTTCGCGATCAGCCTCGGTGGCGACGGCACGATGCTGCGCACGATCCAGCTCGTCGTCGATCGGTCGGTGCCGGTCCTCGGCGTCAACCTCGGTCGGCTGGGCTACCTGACCCAGATCGAGCCGGCCGACATGGAAGGCGCCTTCTCCCGCCTGGTCGTGGGCGACTTCGCGATCGAAGAGCGCATGACGCTCGAGGTCGTGCTGGACCCGAGGGACGGCAGCGCTCGCCGGCGGCTCGTCGCGCTGAACGAGGCGGTGCTCGAGAAGACGGCGCCGGGGCACACGATCAGGGTGCGGGTGGTGATCGACGAGCGACCGTTCCTCACCTACGTGGCGGACGGGTTGCTCGTCGCCACGCCGACCGGCTCGACGGCCTACAACCTCTCGCTGCGCGGGCCGATCGTCTCCCCGAAGGTGCGGGCCCTCGTGCTGACGCCGATCGCTCCCCACATGCTCTTCGACCGTGCCCTTGTCCTCGATCCGGAGGAGACCGTGAGCCTGGAGCTCATCGACGGGCGCGCCGGCGTGCTCGTCGTCGACGGGTCCGCCGCCGCCCAGCTCGTCTCGGGCGCGACCGTGGCGCTGCGCGCCGGCGCACGCGGCGCGCGCATCGTCCGCTTCGGCGAGCGCGACTTCCACGCCATCTTGCGTGCCAAGTTCAACCTCGTGGACCGCTAG